The proteins below come from a single Pseudomonadota bacterium genomic window:
- a CDS encoding thioredoxin domain-containing protein, whose protein sequence is MRLVELALLIAVAGCSPDQDDYWASLGMDAAAQDGDADTDGDTDTDGDTDTDGDTDTDGDTDSECADTGNTCGDGGGAVVDADAGPSFCDSEEFADFMAKTPVAFDNTGAPFRGNGVDPEVVVTGFSYFLCVHCRDAAILLEEIYADPAYAERSAYYFRHFPFSTDETSISVKDHRASEAAHLQGDFFAMHDALFDNFPVLDEATMLDLAASAGLDMDQLGVDYASEESLDRVLADRSAGLAAGVTGTPSVFVDGRKLGAPLSWTMLPDVLDCLLGYAPWDPPDGGT, encoded by the coding sequence ATGAGACTCGTAGAGCTCGCGCTTTTGATCGCGGTCGCCGGCTGCTCGCCGGATCAGGACGACTACTGGGCGTCGCTCGGGATGGACGCCGCGGCCCAGGATGGGGACGCCGACACGGACGGGGACACGGATACGGACGGGGACACCGACACGGACGGGGATACGGACACGGACGGGGACACCGACAGCGAGTGCGCGGACACCGGCAACACGTGCGGCGATGGCGGTGGCGCCGTGGTCGATGCCGACGCAGGCCCCTCGTTCTGCGACTCCGAGGAGTTCGCCGACTTCATGGCGAAGACGCCCGTGGCGTTCGACAACACCGGTGCGCCGTTCCGCGGCAACGGCGTCGATCCGGAGGTCGTCGTGACCGGCTTCTCGTACTTCCTGTGCGTCCACTGTCGCGACGCGGCGATCCTGCTCGAGGAGATCTACGCGGATCCGGCGTACGCGGAGCGCTCGGCGTACTACTTCCGCCACTTCCCGTTTTCCACGGATGAGACCTCGATCTCCGTGAAGGACCACCGCGCGTCAGAGGCGGCGCACCTGCAGGGCGACTTCTTCGCGATGCACGACGCGCTGTTCGACAACTTCCCAGTCCTCGACGAGGCGACGATGCTCGATCTCGCCGCCAGCGCCGGGCTCGACATGGACCAGCTCGGCGTGGACTACGCTTCGGAGGAGTCGCTCGACCGCGTGCTCGCGGATCGGTCGGCCGGGCTCGCCGCGGGTGTGACCGGCACGCCGTCGGTCTTCGTGGACGGCCGCAAGCTCGGGGCTCCTTTGTCGTGGACTATGCTGCCCGACGTGCTCGACTGCCTGCTCGGCTACGCGCCGTGGGATCCGCCGGACGGCGGGACCTGA
- a CDS encoding ATP-binding protein: MDTVEPSLKLALKDLVDQATFGEVAASFSRLFDLPVRIFDADGNLLVEADKQNALCRFLESRERTRQRCTVHRSRIKAFRPSPDARIENLPCFCGCDYAVTPIVQQAEVVGKIVIGPYLPAELERVPQAVFEIDPDIDVKRLREGLTAVRRLTSPTIQRLTETVASVVGSLVFVSRKSHVMNEMHIAAVRESFRELEEKNRRLEDMREAQREFERNKSNFLAMVSHELRTPLTSIIGYSDMLVEGIAGPLAPEQKQFVGTIKTKGDELLKLISSILDFTQMDSGRLTLRMADTDVAALVAEVAARAKEQADRRGIRLVTDVAQDLPTASLDPDKIATVLVHLLDNAIKFSPPGGVVKISARVAPAEEDDGAEDGVGFALMATVDMLEIRVEDFGIGIADGEQERVFAPFTQIDNSSTREHGGAGLGLAIVKHYVEAHGGRVLVRSRQDEGSAFTIRLPWVGG; the protein is encoded by the coding sequence ATGGACACGGTAGAACCCAGCCTCAAGCTTGCGCTCAAGGATCTCGTCGATCAGGCGACGTTCGGCGAGGTCGCGGCGAGCTTCTCGCGCCTGTTCGATCTCCCGGTTCGGATCTTCGACGCGGACGGGAACCTCCTCGTCGAGGCGGACAAGCAGAACGCGCTGTGCCGCTTCCTCGAGTCGCGCGAGCGCACGCGCCAGAGGTGCACGGTCCACCGCTCGCGGATCAAGGCGTTTCGGCCGTCTCCGGACGCGCGGATCGAGAATCTCCCGTGCTTCTGCGGGTGCGACTACGCGGTGACGCCGATCGTGCAGCAGGCCGAGGTCGTCGGCAAGATCGTGATCGGGCCGTACCTCCCGGCCGAGCTCGAGCGCGTCCCGCAGGCCGTCTTCGAGATCGACCCGGACATCGACGTCAAGCGGCTGCGCGAAGGCCTCACGGCGGTGCGGAGGCTCACCTCGCCGACGATCCAGAGGCTGACGGAGACCGTGGCGTCGGTGGTGGGCTCGCTCGTATTCGTGTCGCGCAAGTCGCACGTCATGAACGAGATGCACATCGCCGCGGTGCGCGAGTCGTTCCGCGAGCTTGAGGAGAAAAACCGGCGGCTCGAGGACATGCGCGAGGCGCAGCGCGAGTTCGAGAGGAACAAGTCGAACTTCCTCGCCATGGTGAGCCACGAGCTGCGCACGCCGCTGACCTCGATCATCGGCTACAGCGACATGCTCGTCGAGGGGATCGCCGGCCCGCTCGCGCCCGAGCAGAAGCAGTTCGTCGGGACCATCAAGACCAAGGGCGACGAGCTGCTGAAGCTGATCTCGTCGATCCTCGACTTCACGCAGATGGACTCGGGCCGGCTGACGCTCCGGATGGCCGACACGGACGTGGCCGCGCTCGTCGCCGAGGTCGCGGCGCGGGCGAAGGAGCAGGCGGATCGGCGCGGCATCCGGCTCGTGACCGACGTGGCGCAGGATCTGCCCACGGCGTCGCTCGACCCGGACAAGATCGCGACTGTGCTCGTGCACCTCCTCGACAATGCGATCAAGTTCTCGCCGCCCGGCGGGGTCGTGAAGATCTCCGCGCGCGTCGCGCCGGCGGAGGAGGACGACGGCGCCGAGGACGGCGTGGGGTTCGCGCTCATGGCGACCGTCGACATGCTCGAGATCCGCGTCGAGGACTTCGGCATCGGCATCGCGGACGGCGAGCAGGAGCGGGTCTTCGCGCCGTTCACGCAGATCGACAACTCGTCCACGCGCGAGCACGGCGGCGCCGGGCTTGGCCTCGCGATCGTGAAGCACTATGTCGAGGCGCACGGCGGCCGCGTCCTCGTGCGCAGCCGCCAGGACGAGGGGAGCGCGTTCACGATCCGGCTGCCGTGGGTGGGGGGATAG
- a CDS encoding serine/threonine protein kinase, with product MGSNDYSGLTLADKYHLTTLLGQGGMGAVYRGEHVVIGKKVAVKFLHADLAGNEEVVKRFYREAQAAAAIGHDSIIDVMDVGVSPNGEPYLVMEYLEGESLGDMLARTGPIDLSAALGVMEPALRALAAAHAKGIVHRDLKPDNIFVVRQSSGPPKIKLIDFGISKFAEGGGEKLTQTGSVMGTPAYMAPEQARGASALDHRADLYSMGVILYEMLTQKLPFAGGNFTELIINILTNDPIPPAQAYPGFPAEATGIVMRALAKNPADRFESAEAMIAELAVLTAYSGRQERLTRIAADARKTTFAGGSLGEKPSSASGTDVAKNVLSQVAHARTPAGWTGTATKPKGANRALVIVVAIAAAITVGGGITAAVLWSGSAGTGTPQLAAAIPAQPPAAPTSVSITVKGAPADALVFFDDVLVTVNPFRVKAAPASATMRVQAPGFEPFIAVVTPNADQEIVVSMQAKK from the coding sequence ATGGGCTCGAACGACTACAGCGGCCTGACGCTCGCGGACAAGTACCACCTGACCACGCTGCTCGGACAGGGCGGCATGGGCGCCGTGTACCGCGGCGAGCACGTCGTCATCGGCAAGAAGGTGGCGGTCAAGTTCCTCCACGCGGATCTCGCGGGCAACGAGGAGGTGGTGAAGCGGTTCTACCGCGAGGCCCAGGCCGCGGCGGCGATCGGCCACGACAGCATCATCGACGTGATGGACGTGGGGGTCTCGCCGAACGGCGAACCGTACCTCGTCATGGAGTACCTCGAGGGCGAGAGCCTCGGCGACATGCTCGCGCGCACCGGACCCATCGATCTCTCGGCGGCGCTCGGGGTCATGGAGCCCGCGCTCCGGGCGCTCGCCGCCGCGCACGCGAAGGGGATCGTCCACAGGGATCTCAAGCCGGACAACATCTTCGTCGTCCGCCAATCGAGCGGCCCGCCGAAGATCAAGCTGATCGACTTCGGCATCTCGAAGTTCGCGGAGGGCGGCGGCGAGAAGCTGACCCAGACCGGCTCGGTCATGGGCACCCCGGCGTACATGGCGCCCGAGCAGGCTCGGGGCGCGAGCGCGCTCGACCACCGCGCCGACCTCTACTCCATGGGCGTCATCCTGTACGAGATGCTGACCCAGAAGCTGCCGTTCGCCGGCGGCAACTTCACCGAGCTGATCATCAACATCCTCACGAACGATCCGATCCCGCCGGCCCAGGCGTACCCGGGCTTCCCGGCGGAGGCGACGGGGATCGTGATGCGCGCGCTCGCCAAGAACCCCGCCGACAGGTTCGAGAGCGCGGAGGCGATGATCGCCGAGTTGGCGGTGCTCACGGCGTACAGCGGCCGCCAGGAGCGCCTCACGCGGATCGCCGCGGACGCGCGCAAGACGACGTTCGCGGGCGGCAGCCTCGGCGAGAAGCCGTCGAGCGCGAGCGGCACCGACGTGGCGAAGAACGTCCTGTCGCAGGTCGCGCACGCGCGCACGCCTGCCGGCTGGACCGGCACCGCGACCAAGCCCAAGGGCGCCAACCGGGCACTCGTGATCGTCGTGGCGATCGCCGCGGCGATCACCGTGGGTGGCGGCATCACGGCGGCGGTCCTGTGGAGCGGATCGGCGGGCACGGGAACGCCTCAGCTCGCGGCGGCGATCCCCGCGCAACCACCCGCGGCGCCGACCTCGGTCTCGATCACGGTGAAGGGCGCGCCGGCGGACGCCCTCGTGTTCTTCGACGACGTGCTCGTCACCGTGAACCCGTTCCGCGTCAAGGCGGCGCCCGCGAGCGCGACAATGCGCGTGCAGGCGCCCGGCTTCGAGCCGTTCATCGCCGTCGTCACGCCCAACGCGGATCAGGAGATCGTCGTCTCGATGCAGGCGAAGAAGTGA
- a CDS encoding gliding motility protein codes for MQIDFEKREIQLKIVYYGPGLSGKTTNLVAIHRIAAPSSRGRLMTLDTKDDRTLFFDLLPMHFATDSGLSIAIKLFTVPGQVIHDATRRLVLQGADSVAFIADSQVSETQANKESFLNLRKNLEENGLDIKSMPLVIQFNKRDLPGVRTDAEIDLLAAKSREPVFKAVATDGTGVVETFMGLVELTWKRLDAWHDLSGKFQVRGEVLFESLRRQLGQDPAAPTRRQWTR; via the coding sequence GTGCAGATCGATTTCGAGAAACGCGAGATCCAGCTCAAGATCGTGTATTACGGCCCGGGCTTGAGCGGCAAGACGACGAACCTCGTCGCGATCCACAGGATCGCCGCGCCGTCGAGCCGCGGGCGCCTCATGACGCTCGACACCAAGGACGACCGCACGCTCTTCTTCGACCTCCTGCCCATGCACTTCGCCACCGACTCGGGCCTGTCGATCGCGATCAAGCTGTTCACGGTCCCGGGGCAGGTGATCCATGACGCGACGAGGCGGCTCGTGCTCCAGGGCGCGGACTCCGTCGCGTTCATCGCCGACTCGCAGGTCTCGGAGACGCAGGCGAACAAGGAGTCGTTCCTGAACCTGCGAAAGAACCTCGAGGAGAACGGGCTCGACATCAAGTCGATGCCGCTCGTCATCCAGTTCAACAAGCGCGACCTCCCGGGCGTGCGCACGGACGCCGAGATCGATCTGCTGGCCGCCAAGAGCCGCGAGCCGGTGTTCAAGGCGGTCGCGACCGACGGCACGGGGGTCGTGGAGACGTTCATGGGGCTCGTCGAGCTGACCTGGAAGCGCCTCGACGCCTGGCACGATCTCTCGGGCAAGTTCCAGGTGCGCGGCGAGGTGCTCTTCGAGAGCCTGCGGCGACAGCTCGGGCAGGATCCCGCGGCGCCTACGAGGCGGCAATGGACACGGTAG